One window of the Candidatus Chryseobacterium colombiense genome contains the following:
- a CDS encoding NAD kinase, with product MKAAIYSQKKDLDTFLYLSKFISELESRGVTSVLYDEMAEALQFSKIFETFNSKQDLLEKKVDLFFTFGGDGTIVNSLTFIEDLEIPVVGVNTGRLGFLASFTKEEAFRELDAILKGDIKTSRRSVIEVVSPGLEEGFFPYALNDVTVSRKETTSMITVDSYINDEFLNVFWGDGVIVSTPTGSTAYSLSCGGPIISPNNENFVITPIAPHNLNVRPLVVNDRVEIKFRVESRVPQYSLSLDSRLIHIETDKEIIIKKASFQLLLVQPNNLSFYETIRQKLLWGRDKRN from the coding sequence ATGAAAGCAGCCATATATTCTCAGAAGAAAGATCTTGACACCTTTTTATATCTCAGTAAATTTATTTCAGAGCTCGAAAGCAGAGGTGTAACATCTGTTCTCTATGACGAAATGGCTGAAGCCCTTCAGTTTTCAAAAATCTTTGAAACCTTTAATTCCAAACAGGATCTTCTGGAGAAAAAAGTGGATCTTTTTTTTACCTTCGGAGGAGATGGAACGATTGTAAATTCATTAACCTTCATTGAAGATTTAGAAATTCCGGTTGTAGGAGTAAATACCGGAAGACTTGGTTTTCTGGCAAGCTTTACGAAAGAAGAAGCGTTCAGAGAATTGGATGCTATCCTGAAAGGAGACATTAAGACCAGCCGAAGATCAGTAATTGAGGTGGTTTCTCCAGGCTTGGAAGAGGGCTTTTTCCCTTACGCATTAAATGATGTGACCGTTTCCCGAAAAGAAACGACATCCATGATCACCGTAGATTCCTATATCAATGATGAATTCCTGAACGTATTTTGGGGAGACGGGGTAATTGTTTCGACACCTACAGGTTCAACGGCCTATTCATTAAGCTGCGGCGGACCGATCATTTCTCCCAATAACGAAAATTTCGTCATCACCCCTATTGCCCCTCACAATCTTAATGTAAGACCTTTGGTGGTGAATGACAGAGTAGAAATCAAATTCCGAGTAGAAAGCAGAGTGCCACAATATTCTCTTTCTTTAGATTCAAGACTAATACATATAGAAACAGATAAGGAAATCATTATTAAAAAGGCATCTTTCCAGCTTCTTCTGGTGCAGCCCAACAATTTAAGTTTTTACGAAACCATCCGTCAAAAGCTACTTTGGGGCCGGGACAAAAGAAATTAG
- a CDS encoding RNA methyltransferase — protein MIQKLKLEELNRIDVETFKTVEKIPLVVVLDNIRSMHNVGATFRTADAFLIQKIILCGITPQPPHREIHKAALGATESVDWSHESDINTAINDLKSQGFEIVGIEQTTNSQMITDFTIDSSKKYAVILGNEVEGISDEALPNIDTFLEIPQLGTKHSLNVSVCGGIVMWEFAKALK, from the coding sequence TTGATACAAAAATTAAAACTGGAAGAACTCAACAGGATTGATGTGGAAACATTTAAAACCGTTGAAAAAATTCCTTTGGTCGTTGTTTTGGACAACATCAGAAGTATGCACAATGTAGGTGCTACCTTCAGAACTGCAGATGCTTTTCTTATCCAGAAGATTATTCTTTGCGGCATCACTCCGCAACCTCCTCACCGCGAAATTCACAAAGCAGCATTGGGCGCTACGGAAAGTGTTGACTGGAGTCATGAAAGCGATATCAATACAGCAATCAATGATTTAAAATCGCAGGGTTTTGAAATTGTAGGAATTGAGCAAACGACAAATAGCCAGATGATCACTGATTTTACCATTGATTCTTCAAAAAAATACGCTGTTATCCTGGGAAATGAAGTGGAAGGAATCAGTGATGAAGCCCTTCCGAATATTGATACTTTTCTGGAAATTCCCCAGTTGGGAACCAAGCATTCCTTAAATGTAAGTGTATGCGGAGGAATTGTAATGTGGGAGTTTGCAAAGGCCCTAAAATAA
- a CDS encoding TlpA disulfide reductase family protein has product MKKILSLMIFVFGSSFYHGQEQVVINTIPMIQYELLEKKIKEEKDIFLVLNFWSTTCAPCVKELPHFMEVNNKFKDNPKFKMLLVSLDRAKDKDRVIEFIKKKNITAEVILLDDIKRMNTWIPLFEKNWDGNIPVTIFYKNGEKVHFNDGEMRKEDLENTIAKHLN; this is encoded by the coding sequence ATGAAGAAAATTTTGAGTTTAATGATCTTTGTTTTTGGCTCGTCTTTTTATCACGGACAGGAACAAGTCGTGATCAATACGATTCCGATGATCCAGTATGAGCTTCTGGAAAAAAAGATTAAAGAAGAAAAAGATATTTTTTTGGTATTGAATTTTTGGTCAACGACCTGTGCTCCATGCGTAAAAGAGCTTCCGCATTTTATGGAAGTCAATAATAAGTTTAAAGATAATCCTAAATTTAAGATGCTTCTTGTGTCTTTAGACCGCGCAAAAGATAAAGACCGGGTGATAGAATTTATCAAAAAGAAAAACATTACCGCTGAGGTAATTTTACTGGATGATATTAAAAGAATGAACACCTGGATTCCCCTGTTTGAAAAGAATTGGGACGGAAATATTCCGGTGACGATCTTTTATAAAAATGGAGAAAAAGTACATTTCAATGACGGAGAAATGAGGAAAGAAGACCTGGAAAATACAATTGCTAAACATTTAAATTAA
- a CDS encoding bestrophin family ion channel produces the protein MRVYDTKHFLKILFSLHKSDTLKILFPSMIMVGLYSWGIEYLEVEYFHLTSKSGISNVGMIHSLLGFVLSLLLVFRTNTAYDRWWEGRKLWGKLVNDSRNFAIKINSILENDRKDAEQIARYLKFFPHFLAKHLSKDSTRLALDEDYSEIEQSIKNHGPNEIIILLTHKLNQLKKEGKISDVEMLYLDTQLSGFLEVCGGCERIKNTPIPYSYSSFVKKFIILYVMALPVAYVISIGLFMIPLTVFVYYVLMSLEIIAEEIEDPFNNDENDIPMEALAQNIERNVHQIMGLKKLP, from the coding sequence ATGAGAGTTTACGACACCAAACATTTTCTAAAAATCCTTTTCAGCCTGCACAAGAGCGATACTTTGAAAATCCTTTTTCCAAGCATGATCATGGTAGGATTATATTCCTGGGGAATTGAATATTTAGAAGTCGAATACTTTCATCTTACTTCAAAATCAGGGATCAGTAACGTCGGGATGATTCATTCCTTACTTGGTTTTGTTCTTTCTTTACTGTTGGTTTTCAGAACCAATACAGCGTATGACAGATGGTGGGAAGGCCGGAAACTCTGGGGAAAACTCGTCAATGATTCCCGGAATTTTGCCATAAAAATCAATTCCATTCTTGAAAACGACAGAAAAGATGCAGAACAGATTGCAAGGTACTTAAAGTTTTTTCCTCATTTCTTAGCCAAGCATCTTTCTAAAGACTCTACGAGACTGGCCTTGGACGAAGACTATTCCGAGATTGAACAGTCCATAAAAAATCATGGTCCCAATGAAATCATCATTCTTTTGACCCATAAACTGAACCAGCTAAAAAAGGAAGGAAAAATATCTGATGTGGAAATGTTGTATCTGGATACGCAGCTTAGTGGCTTTTTAGAAGTTTGCGGAGGGTGCGAAAGAATTAAAAACACTCCTATTCCCTATTCGTATTCTTCTTTTGTCAAGAAGTTCATTATCCTGTATGTCATGGCATTACCGGTTGCCTACGTGATCAGTATTGGTCTTTTTATGATTCCTCTTACGGTGTTTGTTTATTATGTCTTGATGAGTTTAGAGATTATTGCTGAGGAAATTGAAGATCCTTTCAACAATGATGAGAATGATATCCCGATGGAGGCATTGGCACAAAATATTGAAAGAAACGTACATCAGATTATGGGATTAAAAAAACTTCCTTAG
- a CDS encoding redoxin domain-containing protein has translation MKNFKILILAFVVGIGLLSFTTTNHGKHEPQKENKSSVKGYEVGDEATDFKLKNVDGKMVSLSDFKSAKGFIVIFTCNHCPYAKKYEDRIIALDKKYKSQGYPVIAINPNDPSVQPEDGYAQMIERAKQKGFTFPYLLDEGQKIFPQYGATKTPHVFLLQKQNGKNIVKYIGAIDNNYENPNDVSEYYVQDAVNALLKNEPIKMTKTVAIGCTVKVKK, from the coding sequence ATGAAGAATTTTAAAATCTTAATACTGGCTTTTGTTGTCGGGATAGGACTGCTAAGTTTTACCACGACAAATCATGGTAAACATGAACCTCAAAAAGAAAATAAATCTTCTGTAAAAGGATACGAAGTAGGAGATGAGGCAACAGATTTTAAGCTGAAAAATGTTGATGGGAAAATGGTTTCTCTGAGTGATTTTAAATCAGCAAAAGGATTTATTGTTATTTTCACCTGCAATCACTGTCCGTATGCGAAAAAATATGAGGACAGGATCATTGCTTTAGATAAGAAATATAAATCTCAAGGATATCCGGTGATCGCGATCAATCCTAATGATCCTTCTGTACAGCCTGAAGACGGATATGCACAGATGATCGAAAGAGCAAAGCAAAAAGGATTTACTTTTCCGTATTTATTGGATGAAGGGCAAAAGATTTTTCCGCAATATGGAGCTACAAAAACGCCTCATGTTTTCCTTCTTCAAAAACAGAATGGTAAAAATATCGTGAAATATATCGGTGCCATTGACAACAATTATGAAAATCCCAATGATGTTTCAGAATATTATGTTCAGGATGCGGTAAATGCCTTGCTTAAAAATGAGCCGATAAAAATGACAAAAACCGTTGCCATAGGATGTACGGTGAAAGTAAAGAAATAA
- a CDS encoding CBS domain-containing protein yields MFIKDYISKDFPCFSLTDSIEAARDLLEDFGYTHIFIKKSHHFYGAIAIDFLYEEEEGTLKDLEHQIERFAISEDNNIMDSIRLFHTFNTNVVPVINKNEKYLGYISCDDIFQDLSKYPLFSETGAILTIETPARKYSMTEIANIIESNNSKFYGGFISFMSDEVIQVTIKISNENLASIDATFDRYDYRIVEKYYSDEKSDLYKDRFGFFQKFIEI; encoded by the coding sequence ATGTTTATTAAGGACTATATCTCAAAAGACTTTCCATGTTTTAGCCTGACTGATTCAATAGAAGCAGCTAGGGATTTATTAGAAGATTTTGGATATACTCATATTTTCATCAAAAAATCCCATCATTTTTACGGAGCCATTGCTATAGACTTTCTTTATGAAGAAGAAGAGGGTACTCTAAAAGACCTGGAACACCAGATAGAACGTTTTGCTATATCGGAAGACAACAATATCATGGACAGTATTCGTCTGTTTCATACTTTTAATACCAATGTGGTTCCTGTTATCAATAAAAATGAAAAATATTTAGGATATATAAGCTGTGATGATATTTTCCAGGATTTATCAAAATATCCGCTGTTTTCTGAAACGGGAGCGATCCTCACCATAGAAACTCCGGCGAGAAAATATTCCATGACAGAAATTGCCAATATTATAGAAAGTAATAATTCTAAATTTTACGGAGGATTTATCAGTTTTATGTCTGATGAAGTCATTCAGGTGACGATAAAAATCAGCAACGAAAATCTGGCCTCGATAGACGCCACATTCGATCGATATGATTACAGAATTGTGGAAAAATATTATTCGGACGAAAAATCGGATTTGTATAAAGACAGATTCGGATTCTTCCAAAAATTCATAGAAATCTAA
- a CDS encoding cupin-like domain-containing protein, protein MILESVDVVTDISKEDFQKNYFKKHKPLLIKNFASRWDAFDKWNFDFIREKAGEQEVPLYDNKPADAAKSSDAPVTHMKMKDYIDTIKNKPSDLRIFFYIITDRLPELLKNFTYPDLGMKFFKRLPTLFFGGSEAHVLMHYDVDLGDFLHIHFEGRKRILLFDQKQSAFLYKVPLSVHTIYDVDYENPDYEKFPALKHAKGFEIFMEHGDALFIPGAFWHFNRYLEPGFSMSLRALPNKPNVFANMLYHVFIMRYTDKLMRKLFKAKWVKYKQKWAYEKSSKALKQQIK, encoded by the coding sequence ATGATTCTCGAAAGTGTAGATGTTGTTACAGATATTAGTAAAGAAGATTTTCAGAAAAATTATTTCAAAAAGCACAAACCGCTTCTGATTAAAAATTTTGCGAGCCGATGGGATGCTTTTGATAAATGGAATTTTGATTTTATCCGCGAGAAAGCTGGTGAACAGGAAGTTCCTTTATATGATAATAAGCCTGCAGATGCTGCCAAAAGTTCAGATGCGCCTGTTACACATATGAAAATGAAGGATTATATTGATACCATAAAAAATAAACCTTCGGATCTCAGAATTTTCTTTTATATCATTACAGACCGGCTTCCGGAATTATTGAAAAACTTTACGTATCCGGACCTGGGAATGAAGTTCTTTAAAAGGCTTCCAACCTTGTTTTTCGGTGGAAGTGAGGCGCATGTTTTAATGCATTACGATGTAGATCTGGGAGACTTTCTACATATTCATTTTGAAGGCAGGAAGAGAATTTTATTATTTGATCAGAAACAGTCTGCCTTTTTATATAAAGTTCCGCTATCCGTACACACCATCTACGATGTTGATTATGAAAATCCTGATTATGAAAAATTTCCCGCTTTGAAGCATGCAAAAGGTTTTGAAATTTTCATGGAACATGGAGACGCACTTTTTATTCCGGGAGCTTTCTGGCATTTCAACAGATATCTGGAACCCGGGTTCTCAATGTCGCTTCGCGCCCTTCCGAATAAACCGAATGTTTTTGCCAATATGCTGTACCATGTTTTCATTATGAGATACACCGATAAGTTGATGCGAAAGCTTTTTAAAGCGAAATGGGTGAAGTACAAACAGAAATGGGCTTATGAAAAAAGTTCAAAAGCTTTAAAACAACAAATTAAATAA
- the mutS gene encoding DNA mismatch repair protein MutS produces the protein MAKAAKKETPLMTQYNTIKAKYPDALLLFRVGDFYETFGQDAVRTSQILGIVLTKRANGEGHIELAGFPHHSVDSYLPKLVRAGMRVAICDQLEDPKMVKGIVKRGVTELVTPGVTFNDQVLNSKKNNFLLSLHKEKERFGIALVDISTGEFLVSEGNLEKLLHIVNTFDPSEIIYQRSVQIPEQIKNKNAFKLEDWAYQYNFAYEKLTNHFKTNSLKGFGVENQPLAITAAGAIFAYLVEDTHHNLLAHITKIQVIPQEDYLMMDNFTLRNLEIVYPSNAQGKSLLDIIDKTSTPMGGRLLRRRIILPLKSVGEINRRLALIDFLNENDQLKYDISQLLKSISDLDRLMGKLAAEKISPKELGYLRQSLINIHKIKELLHPHADVLAWLEPLYDQDELIKCLQNHLNEELPVNLSKGNVIKEGISEELDRLRGLQSKGRGFLDEMCQREIERTGISSLKIDFNNVFGYYIEVRNTHKDKVPGDWLRKQTLVNAERYITEELKEYENQILGAEEKIGVLENELYRNVCAETMIYIDQIQENSNIIAQLDVAVGLSELAVSESYTKPVLTETFAIDLKEARHPIIENALPLGEKYIPNDIFLDKDSQQIIMVTGPNMAGKSAILRQTAIVCLLAQIGSFVPAKHAEIGVLDKIFTRVGATDNISAGESTFMVEMNEAANILNNISDRSLILLDEIGRGTSTYDGVSIAWAIAEYLHQHPTQAKTLFATHYHELNEMTVNFERVKNFHVSIQENKGNIIFLRKLIPGGSEHSFGIHVAKLAGMPAKVVNRANEILKTLEASRTQGNSSESIKRVTEENMQLSFFQLDDPVLENIREELTKIDINTLTPIEALMKLNSIKKMIGG, from the coding sequence ATGGCAAAGGCAGCGAAGAAAGAAACTCCGTTAATGACGCAGTACAATACCATCAAGGCGAAATATCCTGATGCACTTTTACTATTCAGAGTGGGAGATTTTTACGAAACTTTCGGGCAGGATGCGGTGAGAACGTCTCAGATTTTAGGAATTGTTTTAACGAAAAGAGCCAACGGAGAAGGTCATATCGAACTGGCCGGATTTCCGCATCACTCGGTAGATTCTTACTTGCCAAAATTGGTGAGAGCCGGAATGAGAGTGGCAATCTGCGATCAGCTGGAAGATCCCAAAATGGTCAAAGGAATTGTAAAAAGAGGGGTGACAGAATTGGTGACTCCCGGAGTTACGTTCAATGATCAGGTTCTCAATTCAAAAAAGAATAATTTCCTGCTTTCTCTTCATAAAGAAAAGGAAAGATTCGGGATTGCTTTGGTGGATATTTCTACAGGAGAGTTTTTGGTGAGTGAAGGGAATTTGGAAAAGCTGCTTCATATTGTCAATACGTTTGATCCGAGCGAAATTATTTACCAGAGAAGTGTTCAGATTCCGGAGCAGATTAAAAATAAAAATGCCTTCAAGCTTGAAGATTGGGCCTATCAATATAATTTTGCCTACGAAAAACTTACCAATCATTTTAAGACCAATTCGTTAAAAGGTTTTGGGGTTGAAAATCAGCCGTTGGCGATTACAGCTGCAGGGGCCATTTTTGCCTATCTCGTTGAAGATACCCATCATAATTTACTGGCGCATATCACCAAAATTCAGGTAATTCCTCAGGAAGATTACCTGATGATGGATAATTTTACCCTGAGAAACCTTGAAATTGTTTATCCAAGCAACGCACAGGGAAAATCTTTGCTGGATATTATTGATAAAACCTCCACTCCGATGGGTGGGAGATTACTGAGGCGAAGAATTATTTTACCTTTAAAATCAGTCGGTGAAATCAACAGAAGACTTGCTTTAATTGATTTCCTGAACGAAAATGATCAACTTAAATACGACATTTCCCAACTTTTAAAATCGATTTCCGATTTAGACCGATTAATGGGAAAACTGGCGGCAGAAAAAATTTCACCCAAAGAATTGGGATATCTTCGCCAAAGCCTGATTAATATTCATAAAATTAAAGAATTGCTTCATCCGCATGCTGATGTTCTGGCCTGGCTGGAACCTTTGTATGATCAGGATGAACTGATAAAATGTCTTCAAAATCATCTGAATGAAGAATTACCTGTGAATTTGTCGAAAGGAAATGTTATTAAAGAAGGAATTTCAGAGGAATTGGACAGATTGAGAGGCCTTCAGTCTAAAGGACGAGGTTTCCTGGATGAAATGTGTCAGAGAGAAATCGAAAGAACAGGAATTTCAAGCCTTAAAATTGATTTTAATAATGTTTTCGGATACTATATTGAAGTCCGAAATACTCATAAAGATAAAGTTCCGGGAGATTGGCTGAGAAAACAGACGTTGGTAAACGCTGAACGTTACATCACAGAGGAATTAAAAGAATACGAAAATCAGATTCTTGGTGCCGAAGAGAAAATCGGAGTGCTAGAAAATGAGCTGTACAGGAATGTTTGTGCCGAAACGATGATTTATATCGATCAGATTCAGGAGAATTCAAATATCATCGCCCAGCTGGATGTTGCCGTTGGACTATCGGAACTAGCTGTTTCTGAAAGCTATACAAAGCCTGTTTTAACGGAAACTTTTGCGATCGATTTAAAAGAAGCAAGACACCCGATTATTGAAAACGCGCTTCCTTTAGGTGAAAAATACATTCCGAACGATATTTTCTTAGATAAAGATTCTCAGCAGATTATCATGGTGACCGGACCGAACATGGCCGGTAAATCGGCAATCCTTCGTCAGACAGCTATTGTTTGCCTGCTGGCTCAGATCGGAAGCTTTGTTCCGGCAAAACATGCGGAAATCGGGGTTTTAGATAAAATTTTTACGAGGGTAGGAGCGACGGATAATATTTCAGCCGGAGAATCAACTTTCATGGTGGAAATGAATGAAGCGGCTAATATTTTAAATAATATTTCCGATCGAAGCTTAATTTTATTAGACGAGATCGGTCGTGGAACTTCTACGTATGACGGGGTTTCTATCGCTTGGGCCATTGCAGAATACCTGCATCAGCATCCTACGCAGGCAAAGACATTATTTGCAACGCATTATCATGAATTGAATGAAATGACGGTGAACTTTGAAAGGGTGAAAAATTTCCACGTTTCGATTCAGGAGAATAAAGGAAATATTATTTTCTTAAGAAAGCTGATTCCGGGCGGAAGTGAACATAGCTTTGGTATTCACGTGGCGAAACTGGCGGGAATGCCTGCAAAAGTGGTCAACAGAGCCAATGAAATCCTGAAAACCCTTGAAGCAAGCCGTACTCAGGGAAACTCCTCGGAAAGTATTAAAAGAGTTACTGAAGAAAATATGCAGTTGTCTTTCTTCCAGTTAGATGATCCTGTTCTGGAAAATATCAGGGAAGAACTCACGAAGATTGATATCAATACATTGACCCCAATAGAAGCTTTAATGAAGCTGAATTCAATAAAAAAAATGATCGGAGGGTAA
- the accD gene encoding acetyl-CoA carboxylase, carboxyltransferase subunit beta — MAAFDWFKRKAKNITTSTDEKKDVPKGLWHQTPSGKVVEHEELKRNNYVSPEDGFHVRIGSAEFFDILFDEGKFTELDANVESIDILNFKDTKPYVDRLKEVKAKTKLTDSIRNAVGTVKGTEMVVSCMDFAFIGGSLGSVMGEKIRRAVDYCIQHKLPYMIICQSGGARMQEATYSLMQLAKVQAKLAQLSEAGLLYIAYLCDPTFGGITASFAMTADIIMAEPGALIGFAGPRVIRETIGRDLPEGFQTSEFLQEKGFVDFIVKRTEIQDTVAKTVNLLAVRA, encoded by the coding sequence ATGGCAGCATTCGACTGGTTTAAAAGAAAAGCAAAAAACATTACGACTTCTACTGATGAAAAAAAGGATGTTCCAAAAGGTCTTTGGCACCAAACTCCTTCAGGAAAAGTAGTTGAGCATGAAGAATTAAAAAGAAACAACTATGTTTCTCCAGAAGATGGTTTTCATGTAAGAATTGGAAGTGCAGAATTTTTTGATATCCTTTTTGATGAAGGTAAATTCACTGAGTTAGATGCTAACGTTGAAAGTATAGATATCCTTAACTTTAAAGATACAAAACCTTACGTAGACCGTCTGAAAGAAGTAAAAGCGAAAACAAAGCTTACTGACTCTATCAGAAACGCTGTAGGAACTGTAAAAGGAACTGAAATGGTAGTTTCTTGTATGGATTTTGCTTTTATCGGTGGATCTTTGGGTTCTGTAATGGGAGAAAAAATCAGAAGAGCGGTAGATTACTGTATTCAGCATAAACTTCCTTACATGATCATTTGTCAGTCAGGAGGTGCAAGAATGCAGGAAGCAACCTACTCTTTGATGCAGTTGGCAAAAGTGCAGGCTAAATTGGCTCAGCTTTCAGAAGCAGGACTTTTATACATTGCTTACCTTTGTGATCCTACTTTTGGAGGTATTACGGCTTCTTTTGCAATGACGGCGGATATTATCATGGCTGAACCGGGAGCTTTAATCGGTTTTGCAGGACCTAGAGTTATTCGTGAAACGATTGGTAGAGATCTACCGGAAGGATTCCAGACTTCTGAATTCCTACAGGAAAAAGGATTTGTGGATTTCATTGTGAAAAGAACTGAAATTCAGGATACAGTAGCTAAAACAGTAAATTTATTAGCAGTACGTGCTTAA
- a CDS encoding energy transducer TonB, whose translation MMRKIILGTCIFLGFFSFGQEPVKGTAELNELVLKEKNGKVRMDDEKPAFFPLGSITLQNMISKNFKMKNVITHNAEQISCDLTFIIDREGSMTEIKAIGSNDSFNKEAERAISKIKQKWSPAEINGQKVRYRFKIPLSVKFDKKAGD comes from the coding sequence ATGATGAGAAAAATAATATTGGGAACCTGCATTTTTTTGGGCTTCTTTTCTTTTGGGCAAGAACCTGTAAAAGGAACCGCAGAGCTGAACGAATTAGTTTTAAAAGAAAAAAATGGCAAAGTAAGAATGGATGACGAAAAGCCTGCTTTCTTCCCGTTAGGTTCAATAACATTACAAAATATGATAAGCAAGAACTTCAAAATGAAGAATGTTATTACCCATAATGCAGAACAAATAAGCTGTGACCTGACTTTTATTATTGACCGAGAGGGCTCCATGACAGAGATAAAAGCTATCGGAAGTAATGACAGTTTTAATAAAGAAGCTGAAAGAGCTATTTCGAAAATTAAACAAAAATGGTCTCCTGCTGAAATAAACGGACAAAAAGTTCGCTACAGATTCAAAATTCCTTTGTCGGTAAAATTTGATAAAAAAGCTGGAGATTAA
- the fbaA gene encoding class II fructose-bisphosphate aldolase: protein MSRIFPAGVATGQLVTDIFQYAKENKFALPAVNVIGSSNINAVLETAAKLNSPVIIQFSNGGAAYNAGKGLNNDGQKAAILGAIAGAKHIHTLAEAYGATVILHTDHCAKKLLPWIDGLMDANEEFYKQTGKSLYSSHMLDLSEEPLEENLEISAKYFERMAKLQMTLEVEIGVTGGEEDGVDNSDVDNSKLYTQPEDIAYTYEKLKAISDNFTIAAAFGNVHGVYKPGNVVLTPKILDNSQKYVQEKFGTAAKPVNFVFHGGSGSTLEEIREAIDYGVIKMNIDTDLQFAYTEGIRDYMVNNIEYLKTQIGNPEGEEKPNKKFYDPRVWMRKGEETFSTRLVQAFEDLNNVNTLK, encoded by the coding sequence ATGAGCAGAATTTTTCCGGCAGGAGTTGCCACAGGTCAATTAGTTACCGATATTTTTCAATATGCTAAAGAAAATAAATTTGCATTACCGGCAGTAAACGTAATTGGTTCTAGCAACATAAATGCAGTTCTGGAAACTGCAGCGAAATTAAACTCTCCTGTTATTATTCAGTTTTCAAATGGTGGAGCGGCTTACAACGCAGGAAAAGGATTAAACAATGACGGTCAGAAAGCAGCTATATTAGGTGCTATTGCAGGAGCAAAACATATCCATACCCTTGCTGAAGCTTACGGAGCTACAGTAATTCTTCATACAGACCACTGTGCAAAGAAACTATTGCCTTGGATTGATGGATTGATGGATGCTAACGAAGAATTCTATAAGCAGACAGGAAAATCCCTTTATTCTTCTCATATGCTGGATCTTTCTGAAGAGCCTTTAGAAGAAAACTTAGAAATTTCTGCTAAATATTTTGAAAGAATGGCTAAACTTCAGATGACTCTAGAAGTGGAGATCGGAGTTACAGGAGGAGAAGAAGATGGTGTTGACAACTCAGATGTTGACAACTCAAAACTATACACTCAGCCTGAAGATATCGCTTACACGTATGAAAAACTGAAGGCAATCTCTGACAACTTTACTATTGCAGCAGCATTTGGTAACGTACACGGAGTTTATAAGCCAGGAAACGTAGTGCTTACTCCGAAAATCCTTGACAACTCTCAGAAATATGTTCAGGAAAAATTCGGAACTGCAGCTAAGCCGGTGAACTTCGTATTCCACGGAGGTTCTGGTTCTACATTGGAAGAAATCAGAGAAGCGATCGACTATGGGGTAATCAAAATGAATATTGATACTGACCTTCAGTTTGCTTATACAGAAGGAATCAGAGATTATATGGTAAACAATATCGAGTATTTGAAAACTCAGATCGGAAACCCTGAAGGAGAAGAGAAACCAAATAAGAAGTTCTACGACCCTAGAGTTTGGATGAGAAAAGGTGAAGAAACTTTCTCTACAAGATTGGTTCAGGCATTTGAAGATTTAAACAACGTAAATACTTTAAAATAA
- a CDS encoding DUF2809 domain-containing protein: MKLKLRFNLKYFLLTIIIFFVEVLIATWLKDIFFVRAYLGDVIVVMLLYTFIKSFLTITNNEKQIIGILIFSCCVEFAQYFNVAEKLGFQPGSFMYIVIGNSFSWIDIVCYAVGCLLIYAFVKLKEK, from the coding sequence ATGAAATTGAAATTAAGATTCAACCTGAAATATTTCCTGTTAACTATTATTATTTTTTTCGTAGAGGTACTGATAGCGACCTGGTTAAAAGATATCTTTTTTGTAAGAGCCTACCTTGGAGACGTAATTGTTGTCATGCTTCTGTATACATTCATCAAAAGCTTTTTAACCATTACCAATAATGAAAAGCAGATTATCGGAATTCTTATTTTTTCCTGTTGTGTTGAATTTGCCCAATATTTTAATGTAGCAGAAAAATTAGGTTTCCAACCCGGGAGCTTCATGTATATTGTTATCGGAAATTCGTTTTCGTGGATTGATATTGTGTGCTATGCTGTTGGGTGTTTATTGATTTATGCTTTTGTTAAATTAAAGGAAAAATAG